The following are encoded in a window of Paenibacillus polymyxa genomic DNA:
- a CDS encoding putative amidoligase domain-containing protein codes for MQQPGQALIRFRQMSNDEKKRRLERSGIAVQWMDSSLADFAIGYAVQIHQLRVLEIRRRAIEGPSKVRAHDLSELDQHSPLYVRMERLAVRALYTLGLDSGEVVLTPLGERSCQVREVSAQPWLNDRRLATLYEIAAREGDIEGENLSAERGRDRLLIGMDPEFVLVRMPEGRVVPASRYLGRLGIAGCDAVTRRGRTLYPVAELRPAPSGDPAHLLKHLRQAFATAARRIADRTLIWQAGGMPQPGFPLGGHLHFSGVSLNGALLRALDNYLALPLALLEDKRAARRRPHYGNLGDFRRQSYGGFEYRTLPSFLISPQLAKGVIGMAFLIASQYPRLQRRPLGQEEAHRAFYEGNQSVLKEYMEPLILDMVSLEIYSQYEAYVAPLLDSLRKGKQWDESRDLRPYWKLT; via the coding sequence ATGCAGCAGCCGGGACAGGCGCTCATACGCTTCAGACAGATGTCCAATGATGAAAAAAAACGTAGACTGGAGCGTTCAGGCATAGCGGTGCAGTGGATGGATAGCAGCCTTGCAGATTTTGCGATAGGCTACGCGGTGCAAATCCATCAACTGCGAGTGTTGGAAATTCGTAGACGTGCCATCGAGGGACCTTCCAAAGTCCGCGCACACGATCTATCTGAGCTGGATCAACATTCACCGCTCTATGTCCGGATGGAGCGGCTGGCTGTACGTGCGTTGTACACACTGGGTTTGGACAGTGGTGAGGTGGTACTGACGCCGCTGGGGGAGCGCAGCTGCCAGGTGCGCGAAGTCTCGGCACAGCCATGGCTGAACGATAGACGTTTGGCCACGCTATATGAAATTGCTGCGCGCGAAGGGGATATTGAGGGTGAGAATCTTTCAGCGGAACGAGGGAGAGATCGACTACTCATCGGAATGGACCCTGAATTTGTGCTGGTTCGTATGCCAGAGGGACGGGTCGTTCCGGCATCAAGATATTTGGGTCGTCTCGGCATAGCCGGCTGCGATGCTGTTACCCGCCGGGGACGAACACTGTATCCAGTCGCTGAGCTTCGTCCTGCGCCAAGTGGAGATCCGGCCCATCTGCTTAAGCATCTGCGTCAAGCTTTTGCAACCGCAGCCCGGCGCATTGCTGACCGCACACTCATCTGGCAGGCGGGGGGGATGCCGCAACCGGGTTTTCCGCTGGGCGGACACCTGCACTTCAGCGGGGTTTCGCTAAACGGTGCCTTGCTCCGGGCACTGGATAACTATTTGGCACTGCCTTTGGCGCTACTGGAAGACAAGCGTGCGGCCCGGCGCAGACCGCATTATGGCAATTTGGGTGATTTTCGCCGTCAGTCGTATGGAGGCTTTGAATATCGTACACTGCCCAGTTTTCTTATTTCGCCACAGCTGGCGAAAGGTGTGATTGGAATGGCGTTTCTCATTGCTTCTCAATATCCGCGTTTGCAACGTAGGCCGCTGGGTCAGGAGGAGGCTCACAGAGCCTTTTATGAAGGAAATCAATCTGTGCTTAAGGAGTATATGGAACCTCTTATTTTGGATATGGTTTCACTGGAAATATACTCGCAATATGAAGCTTATGTAGCGCCATTGCTGGACAGCCTCCGCAAGGGGAAACAGTGGGATGAATCAAGGGATTTGCGCCCATATTGGAAGCTTACGTAA
- a CDS encoding outer spore coat protein CotE: protein MALSHKNRREIITKAICGKGRRFSTVTHTVTPPNNPTSILGAWIINHQYEAVAAGDGIEVVGTYDINIWYSYDKNSQTDVAKETVSYVENVPLSYLDPKHRASTVEVSAEATQEPSCVEASVSSGGGSVMIRVEREFAVELVAETKIVVEVFPNGSSDDFEKDFDFGAEEGDYEELDPDLIDDEL from the coding sequence ATGGCATTAAGTCATAAAAATCGTAGAGAGATTATTACCAAAGCGATCTGTGGTAAAGGTCGCAGATTCTCTACCGTAACCCATACCGTAACTCCGCCGAATAATCCAACGAGCATTTTAGGGGCATGGATTATTAACCACCAGTATGAAGCTGTGGCGGCGGGGGACGGCATTGAGGTCGTCGGGACGTATGATATCAATATTTGGTACTCATACGATAAAAACTCGCAGACCGATGTGGCCAAGGAAACGGTGTCGTACGTAGAAAATGTGCCGCTCTCGTATCTTGATCCGAAGCACCGGGCGTCTACAGTGGAAGTATCCGCCGAAGCTACACAGGAGCCGAGTTGTGTCGAGGCCAGTGTGTCTTCTGGAGGTGGCAGCGTAATGATCCGGGTCGAGCGGGAATTTGCGGTGGAGCTGGTGGCGGAAACGAAGATTGTTGTAGAAGTATTCCCGAATGGTAGCAGCGATGATTTTGAAAAAGACTTTGATTTTGGAGCGGAAGAGGGGGACTATGAGGAGCTCGACCCCGACCTCATTGACGACGAGCTCTGA
- a CDS encoding LysR family transcriptional regulator: MESRHLFTFLNVVEAGSFTRAARILDYAQSSITAQIQALETELGTPLFDRIGKKIMLTDAGRRLLPYAQEISKMHAMAKDALRSETELAGTLKIGAPESLAAFRLPSLIREYRERYPKVKIVLKPGECWELRDLIRSGELDLAFLLQPETEDRELNVTTLIHEPMALVAPLMHSLVTYSRVEPADLKDETILHTEAGCTYRILFEQYLNKHGIFSDPSLEFWSIEAIKQCVMAGLGIALLPLVTVQNELREGKMARLAWDDSEQQVATQVAYHTKKWKSPALSEFLQIVEQHVTHWRA; this comes from the coding sequence ATGGAATCGCGGCATTTGTTTACCTTTTTAAATGTAGTTGAGGCAGGCAGTTTTACGCGAGCAGCGCGTATACTGGATTATGCACAGTCGAGTATCACTGCTCAAATTCAAGCGCTAGAGACAGAGTTGGGTACGCCGCTTTTTGATCGCATTGGCAAAAAAATCATGCTGACGGATGCCGGACGACGTCTGCTGCCCTATGCGCAGGAAATTTCCAAGATGCATGCTATGGCTAAGGATGCACTTCGTTCAGAAACAGAATTGGCGGGCACGCTGAAAATAGGAGCACCAGAGTCTCTGGCCGCTTTTCGTCTACCGAGTCTAATCCGTGAATACAGGGAACGGTATCCGAAGGTTAAAATTGTCCTTAAACCCGGCGAATGCTGGGAATTACGCGATTTGATCCGTTCTGGTGAGCTGGATTTGGCTTTTTTGCTTCAGCCTGAGACGGAGGATAGAGAATTGAATGTCACCACGCTTATTCACGAGCCGATGGCCTTGGTAGCGCCACTTATGCATTCGCTGGTTACCTATAGCCGGGTAGAGCCTGCCGACTTGAAGGACGAAACCATTTTGCATACGGAGGCAGGATGTACGTACCGTATCCTTTTTGAGCAGTATTTGAATAAACACGGAATTTTTTCAGACCCTAGCCTAGAATTTTGGAGTATTGAAGCCATCAAGCAGTGTGTCATGGCTGGATTGGGTATAGCGCTGCTTCCGCTGGTAACGGTACAAAATGAGCTGCGAGAAGGTAAAATGGCGCGTTTAGCCTGGGATGACAGTGAACAGCAGGTGGCTACTCAGGTCGCTTATCACACGAAAAAGTGGAAATCTCCGGCTCTTAGCGAATTTTTACAGATCGTTGAGCAGCATGTAACACATTGGCGTGCATGA
- a CDS encoding amino acid permease, with translation MTNESKLQSTIGLPQAIALYIGAVLGSGILIVPGLAAQMAGPASLLAWGFMTLLILPMALSMGLLSAKFPNAGGVSHFVTLAFSPRAGAYIGWFFLMSVPIGAPVAALTGAGYMTAAMGWGEESRIMLAAAMLAVGLIINWIGMKVAGRIQIAVVIAIVAVLIFAIAAALPQMKTVHFTPFVPHGWLSIGQAAAILFWCFIGWEAVSHMSEEFTNPQRAAVRGVTIAAVIVGLLYFLTALATVGTQSYLAGDSDASLVWVISRAIGPWGAIIAGLTGIFICTATIIAYVGAASRVAYALSRQGQAFRWMGRLSQRFHTPIGGIAFLSVCFVIIMVLYGSGAVSLTNLIQFPNATFILTYLGGCAAGIKLLRGSRWGVAISWISFISTAIVFPFVGWAMLYPCLITAVLWITDRIRHKRTLNLPTSTITEQEKATVRHG, from the coding sequence ATGACAAATGAAAGTAAACTTCAATCCACCATTGGTCTTCCACAGGCCATTGCTCTCTATATCGGAGCTGTACTGGGTTCGGGGATATTGATTGTGCCTGGTCTTGCTGCCCAAATGGCGGGGCCGGCATCGCTGCTGGCATGGGGTTTTATGACCCTGCTCATCCTGCCAATGGCACTTTCCATGGGGCTTCTATCTGCCAAATTCCCGAATGCGGGAGGGGTATCGCACTTTGTCACGTTGGCCTTTTCCCCACGTGCCGGTGCTTATATCGGGTGGTTTTTTCTCATGTCGGTTCCGATCGGAGCACCTGTTGCCGCACTCACTGGAGCCGGCTATATGACCGCAGCCATGGGCTGGGGAGAGGAAAGCCGCATAATGTTAGCCGCTGCTATGCTGGCGGTGGGCCTGATCATCAACTGGATCGGCATGAAGGTCGCGGGACGTATTCAGATCGCAGTCGTCATAGCTATCGTTGCCGTCCTTATATTCGCCATTGCCGCAGCACTTCCTCAGATGAAAACAGTCCACTTCACCCCGTTTGTTCCACATGGCTGGCTCTCCATCGGTCAAGCGGCTGCGATTCTGTTTTGGTGCTTTATCGGCTGGGAGGCCGTGTCCCATATGTCAGAGGAATTCACCAATCCCCAGCGGGCGGCCGTTAGAGGTGTGACCATTGCAGCCGTCATTGTCGGTTTGCTTTATTTCTTAACTGCGCTGGCTACTGTGGGCACACAAAGTTACCTTGCGGGGGATTCGGATGCTTCACTCGTATGGGTGATTAGTCGAGCTATAGGGCCGTGGGGCGCGATAATTGCTGGCTTGACGGGTATCTTTATTTGTACCGCTACTATTATTGCTTATGTTGGTGCCGCTTCACGTGTCGCTTATGCTTTATCGCGGCAAGGACAGGCCTTTCGCTGGATGGGCAGGTTATCGCAACGTTTCCATACCCCTATCGGAGGCATTGCTTTTCTTAGCGTGTGCTTTGTGATCATTATGGTGTTGTACGGTAGTGGTGCTGTTTCACTCACTAACCTGATTCAATTCCCGAACGCCACCTTTATTCTGACCTATCTCGGCGGATGTGCAGCAGGAATTAAGCTTCTACGTGGTAGTCGCTGGGGCGTAGCCATTAGCTGGATATCGTTCATTTCTACGGCGATCGTTTTCCCCTTTGTCGGATGGGCTATGCTGTACCCTTGCCTGATCACCGCTGTCTTATGGATCACAGACCGAATTCGGCACAAACGGACTTTGAATCTTCCGACTTCTACCATTACTGAACAGGAAAAGGCTACTGTCCGTCATGGATAG